The following are from one region of the Luteimonas sp. MC1572 genome:
- the glk gene encoding glucokinase produces the protein MTSLPSTSDLALIADIGGTNARFALCDPSLPVPELHEVQSLRNAGFASLQHAAEHYLAAVGARPRRAAIALAAPVDGDGIRLTNRAWSFSRHELRASLGFEELRLINDFGAVARAVPVLAPSERVALYGQGHDFTRGPVSVLGPGTGFGVGLLVGDAARGWHAVETEGGHVGFAPLGEEERALADWATARHGRVSWERLLSGSGLSAIDAVLRQDDGATGSPFGGDAPLRDPADIVAAALDGHDVASRRALARFCAILGSVAGDVALVHGARAVVIAGGIVPRFIPFLRASAFRERFLAKGRFAAYLEPVSIQIATHANPGLLGAAMALREAGPDPAAAGPQDTVATS, from the coding sequence ATGACGAGCCTCCCTTCGACCAGCGACCTTGCGCTGATCGCCGACATCGGCGGCACCAATGCGCGTTTCGCCCTGTGCGACCCGTCGCTGCCCGTGCCGGAGCTGCACGAGGTTCAGTCCCTGCGCAACGCCGGGTTCGCCAGCCTGCAGCACGCGGCCGAGCACTACCTCGCCGCCGTGGGTGCGCGCCCGCGGCGCGCGGCGATCGCGTTGGCCGCCCCGGTCGACGGCGACGGCATCCGCCTGACCAATCGCGCCTGGTCGTTCAGCCGGCATGAGCTGCGCGCCTCGCTCGGGTTCGAGGAACTGCGCCTGATCAACGATTTCGGCGCCGTCGCGCGCGCGGTGCCCGTGCTGGCGCCAAGCGAGCGTGTCGCGCTCTATGGCCAGGGGCACGACTTCACGCGCGGCCCGGTCTCCGTGCTCGGGCCCGGCACCGGCTTCGGCGTCGGCCTGCTGGTGGGGGACGCCGCGCGCGGCTGGCATGCAGTGGAGACCGAAGGCGGCCACGTCGGCTTCGCCCCGCTGGGCGAAGAGGAGCGCGCGCTGGCGGACTGGGCGACCGCGCGCCATGGCCGCGTGTCCTGGGAACGGCTGCTGTCGGGCAGCGGGTTGTCCGCGATCGATGCCGTGCTGCGCCAGGATGACGGCGCCACGGGTTCGCCGTTCGGCGGGGATGCGCCGCTGCGCGATCCCGCCGACATCGTCGCCGCCGCGCTGGACGGGCATGACGTGGCATCGCGGCGCGCACTGGCGCGCTTCTGCGCGATCCTCGGCAGCGTCGCCGGCGACGTCGCCCTCGTGCATGGCGCGCGCGCGGTGGTGATCGCCGGTGGCATCGTGCCGCGCTTCATTCCCTTCCTGCGCGCGAGCGCGTTCCGCGAACGCTTCCTCGCCAAGGGCCGCTTCGCCGCCTATCTCGAGCCGGTGTCGATCCAGATCGCCACCCATGCCAATCCCGGGCTGCTGGGTGCGGCGATGGCGCTGCGCGAGGCCGGGCCGGACCCGGCCGCTGCGGGGCCTCAGGACACCGTGGCGACCTCGTAG